A genome region from Gadus chalcogrammus isolate NIFS_2021 chromosome 7, NIFS_Gcha_1.0, whole genome shotgun sequence includes the following:
- the LOC130386376 gene encoding uncharacterized protein LOC130386376, translated as MASPSKIPRSDSETVVGYLHSVSPMKMSKNSRRYFEATLQTGREAYNRVVCFSPEKRDQFVHAAENRQAVKLFATRKSISYSSPGGFDVLVSSHSRLDAFGDLPFTHRAPSSTSDRLTVVDVLGLGPRQRVGVINLKVLQLLDNRVVEIQGASMELKCFEVCDSTGQTALSVWDRLISTVQLGQCYTFCSLTTRKDGGRTVLTTTPSTLVTATTGVGQPSCLRQVTVADVEILCGPATAVKIVAKPRCPRCHVGQDQLDVKCSTHRCESNMCSMLQRTPAYLVTYSGVLILAPKDVDERSMQLTNSAVMGFVKEFCVACNVHDGPALEETIMALPELVVSVNAVGLVVRFAPAVAVREAMADCSLGDILDTEEASTSYLLED; from the exons ATGGCGAGTCCCAGTAAAATACCAAGAAGTGACAGTGAGACGGTTGTCGGCTATCTGCATAGTGTGTCGCCTATGAAGATGTCCAAGAACAGCAGGCGATATTTTGAGGCCACCTTGCAGACGGGAAGGGAGGCATACAATCGTGTTGTCTGCTTCTCCCCCGAGAAGCGGGACCAGTTCGTTCACGCGGCAGAAAACAGGCAGGCGGTGAAATTGTTTGCCACGCGGAAAAGCATCA GCTACAGCAGTCCAGGGGGCTTCGACGTGCTGGTGTCGAGCCACAGCAGGCTTGACGCGTTTGGGGACCTTCCCTTCACCCATAGGGCACCGAGCAGCACCTCTGACCGGCTGACCGTGGTCGATGTTTTGGGTTTGGGTCCCAGGCAGAGG gtGGGAGTCATCAACCTCAAGGTACTTCAGCTCCTGGACAATAGGGTGGTGGAGATCCAAGGAGCGTCCATGGAGCTGAAATGCTTTGAGGTTTGTGACTCCACCGGACAGACGGCGTTGAGCGTGTGGGATCGGCTGATCTCCACCGTCCAGCTCGGCCAATGCTACACCTTCTGTTCGCTGACGACAAGGAAGGATGGGGGCCGCACTGTTTTAACCACTACCCCATCCACACTGGTCACCGCCACCACGGGTGTAGGGCAGCCTTCTTGCCTTAGGCAGGTGACTGTCGCGGACGTGGAGATTCTGTGCGGGCCGGCGACCGCGGTCAAGATCGTGGCAAAGCCAAGGTGTCCACGATGCCACGTCGGACAGGACCAGTTGGACGTCAAATGTTCGACCCACCGCTGTGAGTCGAACATGTGCTCCATGCTGCAGCGCACACCAGCGTATCTGGTGACGTACTCGGGGGTGCTTATTCTGGCACCCAAAGATGTCGATGAGCGCTCCATGCAATTGACAAACTCCGCGGTGATGGGGTTTGTCAAGGAGTTTTGTGTGGCGTGCAACGTCCATGATGGCCCAGCCCTGGAAGAGACCATCATGGCGTTGCCAGAGCTGGTCGTTTCTGTTAATGCAGTAGGACTGGTGGTGCGCTTCGCTCCGGCCGTAGCTGTAAGAGAGGCTATGGCTGACTGCTCCCTGGGTGATATTCTGGACACGGAGGAGGCTTCGACGTCCTATCTTCTGGAGGACTGA